The proteins below are encoded in one region of Homo sapiens chromosome 2, GRCh38.p14 Primary Assembly:
- the FZD7 gene encoding frizzled-7 precursor, producing the protein MRDPGAAAPLSSLGLCALVLALLGALSAGAGAQPYHGEKGISVPDHGFCQPISIPLCTDIAYNQTILPNLLGHTNQEDAGLEVHQFYPLVKVQCSPELRFFLCSMYAPVCTVLDQAIPPCRSLCERARQGCEALMNKFGFQWPERLRCENFPVHGAGEICVGQNTSDGSGGPGGGPTAYPTAPYLPDLPFTALPPGASDGRGRPAFPFSCPRQLKVPPYLGYRFLGERDCGAPCEPGRANGLMYFKEEERRFARLWVGVWSVLCCASTLFTVLTYLVDMRRFSYPERPIIFLSGCYFMVAVAHVAGFLLEDRAVCVERFSDDGYRTVAQGTKKEGCTILFMVLYFFGMASSIWWVILSLTWFLAAGMKWGHEAIEANSQYFHLAAWAVPAVKTITILAMGQVDGDLLSGVCYVGLSSVDALRGFVLAPLFVYLFIGTSFLLAGFVSLFRIRTIMKHDGTKTEKLEKLMVRIGVFSVLYTVPATIVLACYFYEQAFREHWERTWLLQTCKSYAVPCPPGHFPPMSPDFTVFMIKYLMTMIVGITTGFWIWSGKTLQSWRRFYHRLSHSSKGETAV; encoded by the coding sequence ATGCGGGACCCCGGCGCGGCCGCTCCGCTTTCGTCCCTGGGCCTCTGTGCCCTGGTGCTGGCGCTGCTGGGCGCACTGTCCGCGGGCGCCGGGGCGCAGCCGTACCACGGAGAGAAGGGCATCTCCGTGCCGGACCACGGCTTCTGCCAGCCCATCTCCATCCCGCTGTGCACGGACATCGCCTACAAccagaccatcctgcccaacctGCTGGGCCACACGAACCAAGAGGACGCGGGCCTCGAGGTGCACCAGTTCTACCCGCTGGTGAAGGTGCAGTGTTCTCCCGAACTCCGCTTTTTCTTATGCTCCATGTATGCGCCCGTGTGCACCGTGCTCGATCAGGCCATCCCGCCGTGTCGTTCTCTGTGCGAGCGCGCCCGCCAGGGCTGCGAGGCGCTCATGAACAAGTTCGGCTTCCAGTGGCCCGAGCGGCTGCGCTGCGAGAACTTCCCGGTGCACGGTGCGGGCGAGATCTGCGTGGGCCAGAACACGTCGGACGGCTCCGGGGGCCCAGGCGGCGGCCCCACTGCCTACCCTACCGCGCCCTACCTGCCGGACCTGCCCTTCACCGCGCTGCCCCCGGGGGCCTCAGATGGCAGGGGGCGTCCCGCCTTCCCCTTCTCATGCCCCCGTCAGCTCAAGGTGCCCCCGTACCTGGGCTACCGCTTCCTGGGTGAGCGCGATTGTGGCGCCCCGTGCGAACCGGGCCGTGCCAACGGCCTGATGTACTttaaggaggaggagaggcgcttcGCCCGCCTCTGGGTGGGCGTGTGGTCCGTGCTGTGCTGCGCCTCGACGCTCTTTACCGTTCTCACCTACCTGGTGGACATGCGGCGCTTCAGCTACCCAGAGCGGCCCATCATCTTCCTGTCGGGCTGCTACTTCATGGTGGCCGTGGCGCACGTGGCCGGCTTCCTTCTAGAGGACCGCGCCGTGTGCGTGGAGCGCTTCTCGGACGATGGCTACCGCACGGTGGCGCAGGGCACCAAGAAGGAGGGCTGCACCATCCTCTTCATGGTGCTCTACTTCTTCGGCATGGCCAGCTCCATCTGGTGGGTCATTCTGTCTCTCACTTGGTTCCTGGCGGCCGGCATGAAGTGGGGCCACGAGGCCATCGAGGCCAACTCGCAGTACTTCCACCTGGCCGCGTGGGCCGTGCCCGCCGTCAAGACCATCACTATCCTGGCCATGGGCCAGGTAGACGGGGACCTGCTGAGCGGGGTGTGCTACGTTGGCCTCTCCAGTGTGGACGCGCTGCGGGGCTTCGTGCTGGCGCCTCTGTTCGTCTACCTCTTCATAGGCACGTCCTTCTTGCTGGCCGGCTTCGTGTCCCTCTTCCGTATCCGCACCATCATGAAACACGACGGCACCAAGACCGAGAAGCTGGAGAAGCTCATGGTGCGCATCGGCGTCTTCAGCGTGCTCTACACAGTGCCCGCCACCATCGTCCTGGCCTGCTACTTCTACGAGCAGGCCTTCCGCGAGCACTGGGAGCGCACCTGGCTCCTGCAGACGTGCAAGAGCTATGCCGTGCCCTGCCCGCCCGGCCACTTCCCGCCCATGAGCCCCGACTTCACCGTCTTCATGATCAAGTACCTGATGACCATGATCGTCGGCATCACCACTGGCTTCTGGATCTGGTCGGGCAAGACCCTGCAGTCGTGGCGCCGCTTCTACCACAGACTTAGCCACAGCAGCAAGGGGGAGACTGCGGTATGA